From Pelmatolapia mariae isolate MD_Pm_ZW linkage group LG22, Pm_UMD_F_2, whole genome shotgun sequence, a single genomic window includes:
- the LOC135933678 gene encoding CD209 antigen-like protein A, whose protein sequence is MMSRPQKYIEDDPCYKCEDGWKQHGENCYFFSTSKSSWNESSTECITKGGDLVKIDSSEEQSFLRTTIQQITGGYEIYFWIGLTDSAEEGRWLWVDGSPLNERLTFWYFHEPDDWTEEDSDGEDCVRMDSEDWSQQMAAPP, encoded by the exons ATGATGAGCCGTCCACAGAAATACATAGAAG ATGATCCATGTTATAAATGTGAAGATGGCTGGAAGCAACATGGAGAAAATTGCTATTTTTTCTCCACAAGCAAATCATCCTGGAATGAGAGCAGCACTGAATGTATCACTAAAGGAGGAGACCTGGTTAAGATAGACAGCAGTGAGGAGCAG AGTTTCTTGAGGACAACCATTCAACAAATAACAGGGGGATATGAGATTTATTTCTGGATCGGACTGACAGACTCAGCAGAAGAGGGCAGATGGTTGTGGGTGGATGGCTCACCGCTGAATGAAAG GTTGACATTCTGGTACTTTCATGAGCCAGATGATTGGACTGAGGAAGATTCTGATGGAGAGGACTGTGTGAGGATGGACTCAGAGGATTG gtcgcagcagatggccgcccctccctga